A portion of the Tenacibaculum todarodis genome contains these proteins:
- a CDS encoding GH3 auxin-responsive promoter family protein, whose amino-acid sequence MSLKSFFAIPFAKLATKQVKKWAKKPHETQEKVFQYLISEGCKTAFGKDHDFVSINTYEDFKKRVKVNDYEGLRPYVDRIVAGEENVLWKGKPIYFAKTSGTTSGAKYIPITKESMPTHIKAARNALLFYIAEKKDASFVNGKMIFLQGSPVLENKNGINLGRLSGIVAHYVPSYLLKNRLPSWETNCIEDWDTKVDKIVEETLPEDMSVISGIPSWVQMYFEKLIEKTGKPISEIFPNFNFFIYGGVNFEPYKNKFESLIGKKVDYIELYPASEGFIAYQDTQTEKGMLLQLDSGIFYEFIPASEFFDENPTRISLKDVQLGVNYVIILNTTAGLWGYNIGDTVEFTSLKPYRIKVSGRIKHFISAFGEHVIGKEVEKALNDAIIGTSTTISEFTVAPQVNPDSGLPYHEWFIEFENEPEDLEKLASKIDASMQAQNIYYLDLIDGKILRQLVIRKVKRGGFHEYMKSIGKFGGQNKIPQLSDNRKIADVLQNFLKE is encoded by the coding sequence ATGAGCTTAAAATCATTCTTCGCTATACCTTTTGCCAAACTAGCTACAAAGCAGGTTAAAAAATGGGCAAAAAAACCACACGAAACTCAAGAAAAAGTATTTCAATATTTAATTTCTGAAGGATGTAAAACTGCCTTTGGAAAAGATCATGATTTTGTTTCTATAAATACCTACGAAGACTTTAAAAAGCGCGTGAAGGTTAATGATTACGAAGGTTTAAGACCTTATGTTGATAGAATAGTTGCGGGTGAAGAAAATGTTTTATGGAAAGGAAAACCTATCTATTTTGCTAAAACATCAGGAACAACTTCTGGCGCAAAATACATTCCTATTACAAAAGAATCGATGCCAACGCATATTAAAGCTGCACGTAATGCTTTGTTATTTTACATTGCTGAAAAAAAGGATGCAAGTTTTGTAAACGGGAAAATGATTTTTTTACAAGGAAGTCCGGTTTTGGAGAACAAAAACGGCATCAATTTAGGTCGTTTAAGCGGAATTGTAGCGCACTACGTTCCTAGTTATTTACTAAAAAACAGATTGCCAAGTTGGGAAACCAACTGTATTGAAGATTGGGATACAAAAGTTGATAAAATTGTAGAAGAAACGTTACCAGAAGACATGTCTGTTATTAGCGGAATTCCATCTTGGGTACAAATGTATTTTGAAAAACTAATAGAAAAAACGGGGAAACCAATTTCAGAAATTTTTCCGAATTTCAACTTCTTTATTTACGGTGGCGTTAATTTTGAACCTTATAAAAATAAGTTCGAATCGCTTATTGGTAAAAAGGTAGATTATATAGAATTGTATCCAGCTTCCGAAGGTTTTATAGCCTATCAAGACACACAGACCGAAAAAGGAATGTTATTACAACTTGATTCTGGTATTTTCTATGAGTTTATTCCTGCTTCAGAATTTTTTGATGAAAATCCGACTAGGATTTCTTTAAAAGATGTTCAGTTAGGTGTAAATTATGTTATTATTTTAAACACAACTGCCGGTTTATGGGGTTACAATATTGGTGATACAGTAGAATTTACTTCATTAAAACCCTATAGAATAAAAGTTTCTGGGCGTATAAAGCATTTTATTTCCGCCTTTGGCGAACATGTTATTGGTAAAGAAGTAGAGAAGGCTTTGAATGATGCTATTATTGGAACTTCAACAACTATAAGTGAATTTACAGTTGCACCTCAAGTAAATCCAGATAGTGGATTACCTTATCACGAATGGTTTATAGAGTTTGAAAACGAACCTGAAGATTTAGAAAAATTAGCTTCAAAAATTGATGCTTCTATGCAAGCTCAAAACATTTATTATCTAGATTTAATTGATGGTAAAATATTGCGTCAATTAGTTATTAGAAAAGTAAAAAGAGGTGGTTTTCATGAATATATGAAATCGATTGGCAAATTTGGTGGACAAAACAAGATTCCACAGTTGTCTGATAATCGTAAAATTGCTGATGTATTACAAAACTTTCTAAAAGAATAA
- a CDS encoding MOSC domain-containing protein, with protein MKIVATCLGDKKEIEWKGETVTTGIFKYAVDKPVFLDLEDVKGDTICNRENHGGILQAIYGYSLKHYAYFKEFHPNLDFEMGIFGENLTTDDLDETKIHQGDTFKVGDAILEVTLPRNPCYKLGIRFNDMKIVKQFWNTTFCGVYFKVLQTGFVKTGDVFQQIKSCPKNPTIADLYIAEHTKKGL; from the coding sequence ATGAAAATAGTAGCAACTTGTTTAGGTGATAAAAAAGAAATTGAATGGAAAGGAGAAACTGTAACAACTGGAATTTTTAAATATGCAGTTGACAAACCTGTTTTTTTAGATCTTGAAGATGTAAAAGGAGATACTATTTGTAACAGAGAAAACCATGGTGGAATATTACAAGCTATTTATGGTTATTCTTTAAAGCATTACGCCTATTTTAAAGAGTTTCACCCAAATTTAGATTTTGAAATGGGAATTTTCGGTGAAAACTTAACTACTGATGATTTAGATGAAACTAAAATTCATCAAGGTGATACTTTTAAAGTTGGAGATGCTATTTTAGAAGTAACTCTTCCAAGAAACCCATGTTATAAATTAGGAATTCGTTTTAACGACATGAAAATTGTTAAGCAATTTTGGAATACTACTTTTTGTGGTGTTTATTTTAAAGTTTTACAAACGGGTTTTGTAAAAACTGGAGACGTATTTCAACAAATAAAAAGTTGTCCAAAAAACCCAACAATTGCAGATTTGTATATTGCAGAACATACTAAAAAGGGTCTGTAA
- the mscL gene encoding large conductance mechanosensitive channel protein MscL, with amino-acid sequence MLKEFKEFITGGNVIEFAVAVIMAGAIGTVVKGFVSNIVMPVVGMFTGGVSFADKKYVLSEAVADAAGKVTTPENAIMYGAWIDSIINLIIVGLVMFMMIKGYNNMKKKEEAAEEAPAGPSQEDLLTEIRDLLSKK; translated from the coding sequence ATGTTAAAAGAATTTAAAGAGTTTATTACAGGCGGTAATGTTATTGAATTTGCCGTTGCTGTAATTATGGCTGGTGCAATTGGTACCGTTGTAAAAGGTTTTGTAAGTAATATTGTAATGCCGGTAGTTGGTATGTTTACAGGAGGAGTAAGTTTTGCAGACAAAAAGTATGTTTTATCTGAAGCTGTTGCAGATGCAGCAGGAAAAGTTACAACTCCAGAAAATGCAATTATGTATGGTGCTTGGATTGACTCAATTATCAACTTAATTATTGTAGGTTTAGTTATGTTTATGATGATTAAAGGTTATAATAATATGAAGAAGAAAGAAGAAGCTGCAGAGGAAGCTCCAGCAGGACCAAGTCAAGAAGACTTATTAACTGAAATTAGAGATTTATTATCAAAGAAATAA
- the alr gene encoding alanine racemase, with protein MNNHVTVLEIDAKAIKHNLAFFKKQLQPTTKMMAVVKAFGYGSDSIEVAKIIKDDVAYFAVAYAAEGIALREAGIETPILVLHPQIANIDSIVKHRLEPNLYNFKILSAFLKYADEAPLMNYPIHIKFNTGLNRLGFWHNDIGNILVDLKKSNNVKVQSIFSHLAASNVAEEQDFTINQINNFAFIVKEMYKHLGYEPMIHILNTSGVVNYAQAQFDMVRVGIGLYGFGNNPEVTAQLKNTHTLKTIISQLHLIEQGETVGYNRAFVAKRPTKTATLPIGHADGISRKLGNEVGFVVINNQKAMIIGNVCMDMIMVDVTNIECKEGDEVIVFNHQQIVEYMAYKAETIPYEVLTGISQRVKRIVKH; from the coding sequence ATGAATAATCACGTAACTGTATTAGAAATTGATGCGAAAGCAATCAAACATAATTTAGCGTTTTTTAAAAAACAACTACAACCAACAACCAAAATGATGGCTGTTGTAAAAGCTTTTGGCTACGGAAGTGATAGTATAGAAGTTGCAAAAATTATAAAAGATGATGTTGCTTATTTTGCAGTTGCGTATGCAGCTGAAGGAATTGCGCTTCGTGAAGCTGGTATTGAAACACCAATTTTAGTTTTACACCCGCAAATTGCAAATATTGATAGTATTGTAAAACATAGATTAGAACCTAATTTATACAATTTTAAAATACTTTCTGCTTTTTTAAAATATGCAGATGAAGCTCCGTTAATGAATTATCCAATTCATATAAAATTTAACACAGGTCTTAACAGGTTAGGCTTTTGGCATAATGATATTGGTAATATTTTAGTAGATTTAAAAAAATCGAATAATGTTAAGGTTCAATCTATATTTTCTCATTTAGCAGCAAGTAACGTTGCAGAAGAACAAGATTTCACTATCAATCAAATTAACAACTTTGCATTTATTGTAAAAGAAATGTATAAACATCTAGGTTACGAACCTATGATACATATCTTAAACACGTCTGGCGTTGTTAATTATGCCCAAGCGCAATTTGATATGGTGCGAGTTGGTATTGGATTATATGGTTTTGGAAATAATCCAGAAGTTACAGCACAACTAAAAAACACACATACTTTAAAAACAATTATATCTCAATTACATTTAATTGAACAAGGTGAAACTGTGGGTTACAACCGTGCTTTTGTGGCAAAAAGACCTACAAAAACAGCAACTTTACCAATTGGTCATGCAGATGGAATATCTCGTAAATTAGGAAATGAAGTAGGTTTTGTTGTTATTAACAATCAAAAAGCAATGATAATTGGTAATGTTTGTATGGACATGATTATGGTTGATGTTACTAATATTGAATGTAAAGAAGGAGATGAGGTTATTGTTTTTAACCATCAACAAATAGTTGAATATATGGCTTATAAAGCAGAAACAATACCTTATGAAGTACTTACTGGTATCTCTCAAAGAGTAAAAAGAATTGTAAAACATTAA
- a CDS encoding thymidine kinase, whose protein sequence is MFLENTVNHTEQFGWIEVICGSMFSGKTEELIRRLKRAQFAKQRIEIFKPAVDTRYDEEEVVSHNDSRIRSTPVPASSNILLLANNVDVVGVDEAQFFDDEIVNVCNELANRGIRVIVAGLDMDFKGKPFGPMPALMATAEYVTKVHAVCTRTGNLAHYSFRKAQSEDLVLLGETQEYEPLSRAAYYKALREQQEKTAIKDDE, encoded by the coding sequence ATGTTTCTTGAAAATACAGTAAATCATACAGAACAATTTGGTTGGATTGAAGTAATTTGTGGCTCAATGTTTTCTGGTAAAACAGAAGAGTTGATAAGAAGACTTAAACGAGCACAGTTTGCAAAACAACGTATTGAGATTTTTAAACCTGCCGTAGATACGCGTTATGATGAAGAAGAAGTTGTTTCTCATAACGATAGTAGAATTCGTTCCACACCAGTTCCTGCATCGTCTAATATATTATTATTAGCTAATAATGTTGATGTAGTTGGCGTAGATGAAGCTCAGTTTTTCGATGATGAAATTGTAAACGTTTGTAACGAATTAGCAAATAGAGGAATTAGAGTAATTGTTGCTGGTTTAGATATGGATTTTAAAGGAAAACCTTTTGGGCCAATGCCAGCACTAATGGCAACTGCAGAATACGTAACCAAAGTGCATGCTGTATGTACAAGAACAGGAAATTTAGCACATTATAGTTTTAGAAAAGCGCAAAGTGAAGATTTGGTTTTACTTGGAGAAACACAAGAATATGAGCCGTTAAGTAGAGCTGCGTATTATAAAGCATTAAGAGAGCAACAAGAAAAAACAGCAATAAAAGATGATGAATAA